Sequence from the Bombus pyrosoma isolate SC7728 linkage group LG3, ASM1482585v1, whole genome shotgun sequence genome:
TCATCCTAATCGACGGGGCTCTTGTGTTCAGCCAACCTGGTCCGTTtctaaaaagaagaattcaaAAACGATAATCCCTCAGATATCATACGGGGTAAACGTAGAAAGTTTCTTTGCccattcataaataattaatatttgatcaGACTCAAGCATCCGAGCACCTTTACATTTAGATCAGTCATCAGAGGGTGCAATCTGAAAGATTAAGCGTTAACTGGGCATAAAGCACGTCGATCCACCTCATCAAGACTCccaaattatttatgaatggCGCAATGTTTGAATTGGCGTTTAAATCTCGTTAGCACGTTCACTGTTTTACGTGTGTACCTTGTTGCCCGCGATCGAACACCAATTTCGCGTACCGTGCAACGTTTCGTACAATTTGGGAGCAGACTTCATGAGGTTCGCATCGATTCGCTGTCTCGGAAACGACCAGGTTATCGTCTAACGAGATTTAACTGCAATTGTTGCAAATCATGCGTGAACTATGTAGAAAGATTTAGGCCTGCGGCAAACGAAACGTTCGCGATGCTTCTTACGTTTTGGCTAAACGGATCGCGAttcaaattatacaatatcCAATAATTTAAGCGATCGTTTGTACCTCGTGTGGAACGTATAATATTCGCGAATAAACGAAaacgttcctttcttttatgtTTCTCTGTTCGTTCTTGGACCCGTGTAAACGTGCGCGAAGAAATTCGGATCGTCGTGCATTGTCGCGTTTTGCACCAATACAATGCACGATAATAATGCACGGACGATTGCGTATTTTGCGTAAAGTATTAacaggaaatattttacgaagtGTTTGGTCCGTGTTACGTAATCGATTTATGCGACCAATGCGATTAGTGTAAATTTATCTAATCatgatttaattaagaattggTTCGTTTGATAAAACTTCTCTGTACAAATatctgtataataataaaatctcgaTAATAGGTAACGAAAAAGATCGTTGTAAACGAGAACGGCGCGATAGTCGTAGGCCAACTTGCGATCTATGATACCTAACAATATCTCGCGCGTATGGATTTGTTTTACACAGAGAGCTACTAATCATACTACGCATACGCACACCTATTACtttgtttgttatatacatacatccaACATTTATACGTCTAGACACCGAGTACACGACACAGAGTGCGCCGTCTCGGGAGGAGGCAGCGCATCCTACGAACTATGAACTTAGAAACAAAGCTGTCTCGAGCTAACGAGCCGCCTGTTTGTTTTTCAGAACTTTGGTGCGTAGTTTCCCTTTCCAAGTTTCACTAAAAATTGCAACGAGTGTCATACGGTGTGCGATAGTATGTAACAGTACTTTGCGAAAAAGAGATAAACAACGAGAGAATACGTCGCGTGATTCGATAGCCTCTAGAAAGAACTTAAAAGTAAACGTCGTCGTAAGAAGAGAACAACATATGTACTTTTATCCGTTTAGGTCCCAGTTTCTTAAATTCGTTACGATCCAGCCAGAAAGGACAGAAACTTAACGCACGTCGAATCTACAAGTACGATCCTGAAAACTCAAAGTCAGAAGCAGAAGCTCGAGATGATTGAGTATAAACAGAAATACCCCCACCGATTGCGCTATCCGAAGTCCCCTCGCCGGTTACAAAATCGGCGACTATCAACGAGTCCTTCGGAACGTTTCCGGTGCCACCTTTCAGCGTGTCTCGCTCGGCCAACGTCTGTTTTAGAAGTTTgatcttttcttccttctgcAAAAGAATTGTCCGCTCTTCGTAACAGCCGATCGTTGACAATTCCAATCTTGAAGCCGAACAGTGAAAAGTTTCCTTACCGCGGCGATCAGTTTCTGAAGCTCGTCGTTCTCGCTAAGGAGCTTCTGATACCTTTCCTCGTCTTCCTTCGACATGCCCACGTCCGGATTGTATTTAGATTCGGCCTTGTCCTTTGGATGCCTGATCACTTCGATCACTTTAGGCACAAAGATCAGCGCCATGCTTAAGAAACAGCAGAAAATAATGGCGAGTGCAACGAAAGCGAAATTAGCATCTTGCTGGCTGGCAATCACCATCGTCACCGGCGCTGTGATCAAACAGAGAACAACCACGTTGTATATCGACATCCCGACGTATCTGGAATCATTGATCTGTTTAACTTTGATGCTCCTCGTTTCGTACGCCAAAAACAGTCCGAATACCAGAATTATTCCTTTGTAGCTGTAAACCAAACCTAAAAGAAGGACGTAGATGATAATCGTTGCTCGGTAATCAAAGATAAGTTTCGCGTTGATGAGCTTACCAAGCCAAATATTATTGTGTATGCTCTCACAATGTTCTAACTCAGGTCTGATCATTGCATCGTCATCGCCGAACGAAGACGACTCCAACGGAAAGGTTTCCATCTTTCTTTGCAAAGGATCGAATACTTGCCAGGAGATTAACAACACTATATCCACCGCTAATAGTCCGCTTACCATCGTATACAGCTTCCACGGTTGAACTTTCTTCTGTATGGACGAAACTTTTTGTTTAGCCATGAACAACTAGAAAGAATCGAGAATACGTTAAAGTCGAGGGTCATACGAGCAGGAGCTGCAAACCATGCACGGGGCGGGCACACTGCGTGACTAGAAACATTAATTAGATCGTTAATCGGTTAATCGATCGCACGTGATTACCGTGGGTGACTCTCTAAAACGATTTCAAGCAATCGAGCGCGTTGACTCGTTGTCTCCGCTACTTACTTTCGCTTGATCGGCTTTCGTCTTTGTCGTGAGTCTGTGGACCCGCCACACTTTGCTAAACATCGCGCCGAACGCCAGAGTAAACCCCGTAGATAACATCCAGGATCTAGCCTGGCAGATAGCTGGATATTCCCACGGTGCGACGAATCTACCATCGATTCCCAAAAGAAACACCGACACCAGACACGCTATCACTCCAACAAGCATTATTGTATTGCACACAGGATGTGACGACATTATAACCCTAGAAAGGGGGATGCCGGTGTTCTCAAATATTTcgggaagaaataaataaatatgaaacgaGCGGATGTACCTTCTGTGCCTGTtccatatattaaaaatgattaatgcCAGCGCTATTATGATTCCCACCGAGGATATGGTTCCCATGCAAATAAACAAAGGCAACGAGACTGTCCTTAGAACGGTCCTTACGATGGTCCTGTCCTGAGGTATTTTACCACCGATCCACCTTTCCATATTCCTCCAAGTCAGATTGTCGCTTTGCGTATCGTAATATCCCAACTTGACGTACTTTCCATCGACCACTTGCTCGATTTGGGTCAATGCGATTCTGTCACCTTGCGAACTAAATGCAACGTATCCCTATAGCACATACAGGATCGATTAAAGATCGGCCTCTTATTAAAGATAAAgccttcgttttatttctagTTCTAGCCGAGTCACGTACAGATACCCCTAGAAACTGAGTGGAGTTGATCGCCGAGTAAATTTCGTCTGCTATCTCCTTGTTGGTGTAGGTGAAGTTCTTTAGGCTCTTCCCTTGCTTACTCAGCTTCTCCATTGTTTTATTGAAAGCTGTGGTTCAAATATGAAGAATACAAAACTGTGGTAAAAATTCAACTCCTCTATGACCGATACTTTTACGTAGCAATTCGAATTCATACCTAACGCCACCGACCAAACCGCGTCGTAAGCGAGGGGCGCCTCTTGATATCCTTCGGGGTAGTGATTGTTATCGATGTCGAAGCTGCTTTCTTTCAGCACTTTGTTTAATCTCTGTCTAAAATCCTCGGAAGTCATCCCGCTGATTGTCGTGTCGTTATTTTGATTCCACATGAGAGCCTCGGTGGTCAAGTGTCCTTCAGCCGCGCGCCTCATTTGTTCTATCGTGCACGTGATTCCCTCCGTGTCCAAGTTCTTCTCGAACCAATTATCCTCGTACCAACCGATGAAGAACCACACGTAACTTTTGCCATAGAGATTCTGATGATACAATTCGCAGAGAACTCTTCTCGCGGCCACCACGTAAAACAAACCGACGATGATTCTGGCATCTTGGCGACGCAGATTTCTCACCGCGTCCGACGGGTCGGACAGGAAGCTCTGACGCGTAACTATTTCTATTCCTGCTTCCTTGCAACGTGCCTCTAAATCTTCCACGGTCTATAAGCATAGGGGAAAACAGGACGATAAATTAccatgtttgaaaatttgaacgGATTTGTGCGAGAGTGAGATGTTACAGATATGAACACTTCTTCGGCTTGCTGCAAGATTGCCACTCGAGACCAGCCAAATTTTTGCAACAGTTTAATTCTCGTGGGATTGTGCACCGTGGCTGACGGGTGTGTCCTGAAAAGCGTCGGGAACCGATTTCGATCCGACAACGCAGGAGACGATGCACCGTAACACAACTAAAGACGACACAAGTCAGTTTTCTTTTCGTGTCTGTCTATTCAAATAACAAATGTTATCGACACTCACCACTACCAGGTTCCACATCTTCGCTGCTTCAGCGACGGTCGTACATACCGTACTACATCCGGCTAACAACATTAATTTGTGTGgtttatagtataataaattgtacatcACCGAGGCACCGAGTCCTGGCTCGCACTGAAACAACCATATGATCAATTAACGAAGTTCCTCCATCGTGATCTCCCTACGATGCTTTTCAAACTTCTCGACAAACATTTTGTATACCTCGCTATCGTTCGAGTGAAGCTTCAGTATGAATCCaggtaacaaatttttttcacgGTTAACATCCTCTAGAGCCAAGTTCACTGCTGGCATGCAAGCCTGTTGAACGAGGTATACGTTAACTGATGCAACTTTAGTACatttaagaaagaataaaaattaatactcgCCTGGCCACCCTGCCATCCACCCTTTCCTCGTATGGGAAAAATACCACCGATATGCAACACATTGTCGGCGTCGTCGGGAGGTAACGAACCACCGATCCCTGCCgtcaatgttaaaaatataacaagcCCTATCATCGCGTCGTTTGCCAGATTTTGTCATTTATTCGATTGAGCAAGCTTAAACCTTCTATACTTTCTGTTTGCCCTACGACACACCCCAACAGCACGATGCCGAGTATCGTACTTTCTTTACACGAATCACAGCCATCGTCGTTGACCGTTGATCGTTTTCGAACGAGAATCACTAATCCGTGGAACGATGATTTTACCACCGTTCGAGATTTTGCGAACGGAGAGCGATGCACTGTAGGGAATGTTCCGATATTCTCGGTGTCCCTAACGAAACGCGACGTACGCGGCATTAAAATCGTGTGTTCGCGTTCTCCATCGCGTTCGCCCGGTCTCGACGCTCCTCCCTGCGCGATACGCCGTGAAATTTCGCGTGCGAATGAATTTACCGAAGACGGAGAGTTCGCGTGAGCTTTCTATTGATTTCATCCCGGCTTTCAAGGATCGTAGTGGGGATAGGGTGGCTCTGTGCCCTAGGTTTCTTCTAGAAGATCAATATATAAACGATTAGACCTTACGGTTCACTCGTGACCGAAGGTCACgttgaaaatcgaattttcagATTTCCCGTGCTTTTAAAAGAGACGAGCGATCGCCCGTTACCGAGATGATTACGAGAGATTTCGAATCGAGGTGCCCTCGCGACCATTTTGGTTCGGTCGGTAAAATCGCATCAGCCAATGGCGTTGTTATGATCCCGTTATGAAGCGTCCTAAACAGTTCGTGTTGTCGCGACGTGAGGAGTTCGTTGTCGTAAATAAAGGgctgttaatttttatttaaaataatggcAGCACAGCGGGCATTGCCGCAAAG
This genomic interval carries:
- the LOC122566334 gene encoding gamma-aminobutyric acid type B receptor subunit 1 isoform X3 — protein: MIGLVIFLTLTAGIGGSLPPDDADNVLHIGGIFPIRGKGGWQGGQACMPAVNLALEDVNREKNLLPGFILKLHSNDSECEPGLGASVMYNLLYYKPHKLMLLAGCSTVCTTVAEAAKMWNLVVLCYGASSPALSDRNRFPTLFRTHPSATVHNPTRIKLLQKFGWSRVAILQQAEEVFISTVEDLEARCKEAGIEIVTRQSFLSDPSDAVRNLRRQDARIIVGLFYVVAARRVLCELYHQNLYGKSYVWFFIGWYEDNWFEKNLDTEGITCTIEQMRRAAEGHLTTEALMWNQNNDTTISGMTSEDFRQRLNKVLKESSFDIDNNHYPEGYQEAPLAYDAVWSVALAFNKTMEKLSKQGKSLKNFTYTNKEIADEIYSAINSTQFLGVSGYVAFSSQGDRIALTQIEQVVDGKYVKLGYYDTQSDNLTWRNMERWIGGKIPQDRTIVRTVLRTVSLPLFICMGTISSVGIIIALALIIFNIWNRHRRVIMSSHPVCNTIMLVGVIACLVSVFLLGIDGRFVAPWEYPAICQARSWMLSTGFTLAFGAMFSKVWRVHRLTTKTKADQAKLFMAKQKVSSIQKKVQPWKLYTMVSGLLAVDIVLLISWQVFDPLQRKMETFPLESSSFGDDDAMIRPELEHCESIHNNIWLGLVYSYKGIILVFGLFLAYETRSIKVKQINDSRYVGMSIYNVVVLCLITAPVTMVIASQQDANFAFVALAIIFCCFLSMALIFVPKVIEVIRHPKDKAESKYNPDVGMSKEDEERYQKLLSENDELQKLIAAKEEKIKLLKQTLAERDTLKGGTGNVPKDSLIVADFVTGEGTSDSAIETDQVG
- the LOC122566334 gene encoding gamma-aminobutyric acid type B receptor subunit 1 isoform X2, which codes for MIGLVIFLTLTAGIGGSLPPDDADNVLHIGGIFPIRGKGGWQGGQACMPAVNLALEDVNREKNLLPGFILKLHSNDSECEPGLGASVMYNLLYYKPHKLMLLAGCSTVCTTVAEAAKMWNLVVLCYGASSPALSDRNRFPTLFRTHPSATVHNPTRIKLLQKFGWSRVAILQQAEEVFISTVEDLEARCKEAGIEIVTRQSFLSDPSDAVRNLRRQDARIIVGLFYVVAARRVLCELYHQNLYGKSYVWFFIGWYEDNWFEKNLDTEGITCTIEQMRRAAEGHLTTEALMWNQNNDTTISGMTSEDFRQRLNKVLKESSFDIDNNHYPEGYQEAPLAYDAVWSVALAFNKTMEKLSKQGKSLKNFTYTNKEIADEIYSAINSTQFLGVSGYVAFSSQGDRIALTQIEQVVDGKYVKLGYYDTQSDNLTWRNMERWIGGKIPQDRTIVRTVLRTVSLPLFICMGTISSVGIIIALALIIFNIWNRHRRVIMSSHPVCNTIMLVGVIACLVSVFLLGIDGRFVAPWEYPAICQARSWMLSTGFTLAFGAMFSKVWRVHRLTTKTKADQAKKKVQPWKLYTMVSGLLAVDIVLLISWQVFDPLQRKMETFPLESSSFGDDDAMIRPELEHCESIHNNIWLGLVYSYKGIILVFGLFLAYETRSIKVKQINDSRYVGMSIYNVVVLCLITAPVTMVIASQQDANFAFVALAIIFCCFLSMALIFVPKVIEVIRHPKDKAESKYNPDVGMSKEDEERYQKLLSENDELQKLIAAKEEKIKLLKQTLAERDTLKGGTGNVPKDSLIVADFVTGEGTSDSAIGGGISVYTQSSRASASDFEFSGSYL
- the LOC122566334 gene encoding gamma-aminobutyric acid type B receptor subunit 1 isoform X4; this encodes MIGLVIFLTLTAGIGGSLPPDDADNVLHIGGIFPIRGKGGWQGGQACMPAVNLALEDVNREKNLLPGFILKLHSNDSECEPGLGASVMYNLLYYKPHKLMLLAGCSTVCTTVAEAAKMWNLVVLCYGASSPALSDRNRFPTLFRTHPSATVHNPTRIKLLQKFGWSRVAILQQAEEVFISTVEDLEARCKEAGIEIVTRQSFLSDPSDAVRNLRRQDARIIVGLFYVVAARRVLCELYHQNLYGKSYVWFFIGWYEDNWFEKNLDTEGITCTIEQMRRAAEGHLTTEALMWNQNNDTTISGMTSEDFRQRLNKVLKESSFDIDNNHYPEGYQEAPLAYDAVWSVALAFNKTMEKLSKQGKSLKNFTYTNKEIADEIYSAINSTQFLGVSGYVAFSSQGDRIALTQIEQVVDGKYVKLGYYDTQSDNLTWRNMERWIGGKIPQDRTIVRTVLRTVSLPLFICMGTISSVGIIIALALIIFNIWNRHRRVIMSSHPVCNTIMLVGVIACLVSVFLLGIDGRFVAPWEYPAICQARSWMLSTGFTLAFGAMFSKVWRVHRLTTKTKADQAKLFMAKQKVSSIQKKVQPWKLYTMVSGLLAVDIVLLISWQVFDPLQRKMETFPLESSSFGDDDAMIRPELEHCESIHNNIWLGLVYSYKGIILVFGLFLAYETRSIKVKQINDSRYVGMSIYNVVVLCLITAPVTMVIASQQDANFAFVALAIIFCCFLSMALIFVPKVIEVIRHPKDKAESKYNPDVGMSKEDEERYQKLLSENDELQKLIAAKEEKIKLLKQTLAERDTLKGGTGNVPKDSLIVADFVTGEGTSDSAIGSYL
- the LOC122566334 gene encoding gamma-aminobutyric acid type B receptor subunit 1 isoform X1 translates to MIGLVIFLTLTAGIGGSLPPDDADNVLHIGGIFPIRGKGGWQGGQACMPAVNLALEDVNREKNLLPGFILKLHSNDSECEPGLGASVMYNLLYYKPHKLMLLAGCSTVCTTVAEAAKMWNLVVLCYGASSPALSDRNRFPTLFRTHPSATVHNPTRIKLLQKFGWSRVAILQQAEEVFISTVEDLEARCKEAGIEIVTRQSFLSDPSDAVRNLRRQDARIIVGLFYVVAARRVLCELYHQNLYGKSYVWFFIGWYEDNWFEKNLDTEGITCTIEQMRRAAEGHLTTEALMWNQNNDTTISGMTSEDFRQRLNKVLKESSFDIDNNHYPEGYQEAPLAYDAVWSVALAFNKTMEKLSKQGKSLKNFTYTNKEIADEIYSAINSTQFLGVSGYVAFSSQGDRIALTQIEQVVDGKYVKLGYYDTQSDNLTWRNMERWIGGKIPQDRTIVRTVLRTVSLPLFICMGTISSVGIIIALALIIFNIWNRHRRVIMSSHPVCNTIMLVGVIACLVSVFLLGIDGRFVAPWEYPAICQARSWMLSTGFTLAFGAMFSKVWRVHRLTTKTKADQAKLFMAKQKVSSIQKKVQPWKLYTMVSGLLAVDIVLLISWQVFDPLQRKMETFPLESSSFGDDDAMIRPELEHCESIHNNIWLGLVYSYKGIILVFGLFLAYETRSIKVKQINDSRYVGMSIYNVVVLCLITAPVTMVIASQQDANFAFVALAIIFCCFLSMALIFVPKVIEVIRHPKDKAESKYNPDVGMSKEDEERYQKLLSENDELQKLIAAKEEKIKLLKQTLAERDTLKGGTGNVPKDSLIVADFVTGEGTSDSAIGGGISVYTQSSRASASDFEFSGSYL